A genomic window from Martelella lutilitoris includes:
- a CDS encoding ABC transporter substrate-binding protein: MHLSKSLSLGVAAIALLCANSVMAQVADGDTSTMKIGFSNSYSGNSFRQVMNQSFEAIAKQAVADGVIADYGMVSANNNVTEQAGQIQNMILEGYDAIAILAGSDTALNGAVRDACDAGITVVVFAGTVTEDCAYNVNYNWASMGKQEIDFVAGQLGDKGNLLEIRGIAGDSTDKDISDGLHSAAEAYPDLNFVGTVYGQWTSTVAQKEVATVLPTLPDVDAVVTQGGDGYGAAMAFAASGRKMPIIIMGNRQDELAWWKEQKDANGYQTMSLAATPSVSQIAFWTAQQILAGKDVPKKVEVPLLTINGDDLDAWLAATPVGGVANPTYTQDLVVKMIDANKNGDPLPATPAPNQ, translated from the coding sequence ATGCATCTCTCAAAATCACTGTCATTGGGCGTTGCCGCCATTGCCCTGCTTTGTGCCAACAGTGTGATGGCTCAGGTCGCCGACGGCGACACCAGCACGATGAAGATCGGCTTCAGCAATTCCTATTCCGGGAATTCGTTTCGCCAAGTCATGAACCAGAGCTTCGAGGCGATCGCCAAACAGGCTGTCGCCGATGGCGTGATCGCCGATTACGGCATGGTCAGCGCCAACAACAACGTGACGGAACAGGCCGGCCAGATCCAGAACATGATCCTGGAAGGATATGACGCAATCGCGATCCTGGCGGGGTCCGACACGGCGCTCAACGGCGCGGTTCGCGATGCCTGCGACGCCGGGATCACCGTTGTCGTTTTTGCGGGAACGGTGACAGAAGATTGCGCCTACAATGTCAACTACAACTGGGCGTCGATGGGCAAGCAGGAGATCGACTTTGTCGCCGGTCAGCTCGGCGACAAGGGCAACCTGCTCGAAATCCGCGGCATTGCCGGCGATTCCACCGACAAGGACATCTCGGACGGACTGCATTCCGCCGCCGAAGCCTATCCCGACCTGAATTTCGTTGGCACCGTCTACGGACAATGGACATCAACTGTTGCCCAGAAGGAGGTGGCAACCGTGCTGCCGACCTTGCCGGATGTTGATGCGGTGGTCACGCAGGGGGGCGACGGTTATGGCGCGGCCATGGCGTTTGCCGCATCGGGCCGCAAGATGCCGATCATCATCATGGGCAATCGCCAGGATGAACTGGCCTGGTGGAAGGAACAGAAAGACGCAAACGGCTACCAGACCATGTCGCTGGCGGCAACGCCATCCGTTTCGCAGATCGCCTTCTGGACGGCCCAGCAGATCCTGGCGGGCAAGGATGTTCCGAAAAAGGTCGAGGTTCCGCTGTTGACGATCAATGGCGACGATCTCGACGCATGGCTGGCCGCAACGCCGGTCGGCGGGGTCGCCAATCCGACCTATACTCAGGATCTGGTCGTCAAGATGATCGACGCCAACAAGAACGGCGATCCGCTGCCTGCGACGCCCGCCCCAAATCAATAA
- a CDS encoding ATP-binding cassette domain-containing protein — MTSQTVLRLVGISKAFGPVKALTNVNFTISRGEVVGLVGHNGAGKSTLVNVMMDNLRVDSGHMEIGANAEIRCVFQELSLCANLDVVENARLVHRGLKGPGWRRRAAQMMRACLDEIFPDNDIDVGARLSQLPIGQRQMVEVARAFSELDKPLAMVILDEPTSALGEKATRQFLDYVGKTARRGVSIVIITHRLNEIYAVSDEIVVMKDGTVVAQAPSSDLPKERLVALMGGNGAPRRQRQERAGNTDNAIMVTVPGAVEAVARKGEIIGFTGLDGHGQREALLAIQLEGRGTEVPTSFVAGDRQSDGVLPVWTIAENLTISCLGAIRRGLFLSHATEQTFAEDRRQRIGIRARDINQRLTELSGGNQQKVLLARALAAPAPIVLLDDPMRGVDVGTKAEFYRIIREEADAGRTFVWFSTEVEELENCDRVYVFREGQPVHCIDHQSLSQEAIIAASFQS, encoded by the coding sequence ATGACTTCTCAAACAGTCCTCAGGCTGGTGGGGATCTCCAAGGCCTTCGGTCCCGTAAAGGCATTGACGAATGTTAACTTCACGATCTCCCGGGGAGAAGTCGTCGGGCTTGTCGGCCACAATGGCGCCGGCAAGTCCACCCTCGTCAATGTCATGATGGATAACCTCAGGGTTGACTCCGGCCATATGGAAATCGGCGCGAATGCCGAGATCCGCTGTGTCTTTCAGGAACTCTCGCTGTGCGCAAATCTCGATGTGGTGGAAAATGCCCGCCTCGTGCATCGCGGCCTGAAAGGCCCCGGCTGGCGCCGTCGCGCGGCGCAGATGATGCGCGCCTGCCTCGACGAGATTTTTCCCGACAATGACATAGACGTCGGTGCCAGGCTGTCGCAGTTGCCGATCGGGCAGCGCCAGATGGTCGAGGTCGCCAGAGCTTTTTCCGAACTCGACAAGCCATTGGCGATGGTCATTCTGGACGAGCCGACCTCGGCGCTTGGCGAAAAGGCAACCCGGCAGTTTCTCGATTACGTCGGAAAGACCGCCCGGCGCGGCGTTTCGATTGTCATCATCACGCACCGGCTCAACGAGATCTATGCGGTTTCCGACGAGATCGTGGTGATGAAGGATGGAACGGTCGTCGCCCAGGCGCCGTCATCGGACCTGCCGAAAGAAAGGCTCGTTGCCCTCATGGGCGGCAATGGCGCCCCACGGCGGCAGCGGCAGGAGCGCGCCGGCAATACCGACAATGCGATCATGGTAACGGTTCCTGGCGCCGTCGAAGCCGTAGCCCGAAAAGGCGAGATCATCGGCTTTACCGGGCTAGATGGCCACGGCCAGCGCGAAGCCTTGCTGGCGATCCAGCTCGAGGGCCGCGGCACGGAAGTCCCGACCAGTTTCGTCGCCGGGGACAGGCAAAGCGATGGCGTGTTGCCGGTATGGACAATCGCCGAGAATCTTACGATTTCCTGTCTCGGCGCCATCCGGCGCGGCTTGTTTCTTTCCCATGCGACCGAGCAGACCTTCGCGGAGGACCGGCGGCAACGGATCGGGATTCGCGCCCGCGATATCAACCAGCGCCTCACCGAACTGAGCGGCGGAAACCAGCAGAAGGTGCTCTTGGCCCGCGCGCTGGCGGCGCCCGCGCCCATCGTCTTGCTCGATGACCCCATGCGGGGCGTGGATGTCGGCACCAAGGCCGAGTTCTACCGCATCATCAGGGAAGAAGCAGATGCCGGGCGAACCTTTGTGTGGTTCTCCACGGAGGTCGAAGAGCTGGAAAACTGCGATCGGGTCTATGTCTTTCGCGAAGGTCAGCCCGTTCACTGCATCGATCACCAGTCATTGTCGCAAGAGGCCATCATTGCAGCCTCGTTCCAGTCTTGA
- a CDS encoding ABC transporter permease, translated as MTTMSAALAGGRIRRLTPVLLPLLILVMLVGLVFVLRPNTMSYMGLNLLLKLSVPLIFAALSQMLIISQGDLDLSTGAYVGFVTCISAVYLADQPILGWSILIGSVLLYGLVGLVTWLRRLPSIVVTLGMSFVWLGLALFILPSPGGQAPDWLVALPRLRPAFMPFPIWTAIVCVIVLEFGLMRSSAGVVLRGAGGNPQAMVRAGWSVAGLRAIAYLLAGVCAMISGLLLSGLTTSGAPNIAPSYTLLSIASVILGGGAFVGGIVSPFGAVVGAITLTLVSSVLTFLHVPSVWQIGAQGGLLILVLLLRGLLKGDDQ; from the coding sequence ATGACCACCATGTCCGCCGCTCTGGCAGGGGGCAGGATCAGGCGCCTGACGCCGGTCCTTCTGCCCCTCCTGATACTCGTCATGCTTGTCGGCCTGGTGTTCGTCCTGCGCCCGAACACGATGAGCTATATGGGCCTCAACCTTCTGTTGAAGCTCTCTGTGCCCCTTATCTTTGCCGCGCTCAGCCAGATGCTGATCATTTCGCAGGGCGACCTAGACCTTTCGACCGGGGCCTATGTCGGTTTCGTCACCTGCATTTCCGCCGTCTACCTCGCCGACCAGCCGATACTGGGCTGGAGCATCCTGATCGGCTCGGTTCTGCTGTACGGGCTTGTCGGGCTTGTCACCTGGTTGCGGCGGCTGCCGTCGATCGTGGTTACGCTCGGTATGTCCTTCGTCTGGCTCGGACTGGCCTTGTTCATCCTTCCATCGCCGGGCGGGCAGGCGCCTGACTGGCTGGTCGCACTGCCGCGTCTGCGCCCAGCGTTCATGCCGTTTCCCATCTGGACGGCCATTGTCTGCGTGATCGTTCTTGAATTCGGCCTGATGCGATCGTCCGCCGGGGTCGTGCTGCGCGGCGCCGGCGGCAATCCCCAGGCAATGGTGCGCGCGGGCTGGTCGGTCGCGGGATTGCGGGCCATCGCCTATCTGCTGGCCGGGGTGTGTGCGATGATCTCCGGCCTGTTGCTCTCCGGGCTCACCACCTCCGGCGCGCCGAATATCGCGCCATCCTATACGCTGCTTTCGATTGCCAGCGTCATTCTCGGCGGCGGCGCCTTCGTGGGCGGCATCGTATCGCCTTTCGGCGCGGTTGTCGGCGCCATCACCCTCACACTGGTTTCCTCGGTCCTGACTTTTCTGCATGTGCCTTCGGTCTGGCAGATCGGCGCGCAGGGCGGCCTTCTCATTCTTGTGCTGCTGTTGCGCGGCCTTCTCAAGGGAGACGATCAATGA
- a CDS encoding ABC transporter permease, which yields MTSALFSRAIRRPPVASYGFIAAALLWGGTILMSDGRGATEMLAIALSFSIFTVTVGTGQMFVIASGPGNIDLSCSAVITACAYLGMNVMGGSSVMLPLGILLALVAGGLIGGFNYGLVRALRIPPIIATLATSFIVMSFAMWAGGDSTVKPPALLSQFMDWRIAGVQVVLVLALLGSLCVHIVLSRTEYGRHLLAIGQNERAARLAGVRTERVRMIAYVVSGVMAGLCGVLLAGFTGGAALNMGESYLMESVAVAVLGGTAVSGGRASAFGIWGAALFLSLLVTLLNTSGIAAGSRYIFTGITILIVILFATERR from the coding sequence ATGACATCCGCCCTGTTTTCCCGCGCGATACGCAGGCCGCCGGTCGCCAGCTATGGGTTTATTGCGGCTGCGCTTCTGTGGGGCGGGACCATCCTGATGTCGGACGGACGCGGCGCCACGGAAATGCTGGCCATTGCCCTTTCGTTTTCGATTTTCACGGTCACCGTTGGCACCGGACAGATGTTCGTGATTGCGTCCGGCCCCGGCAATATCGACCTGTCCTGCTCCGCGGTCATCACGGCTTGCGCCTATCTGGGAATGAATGTGATGGGCGGTTCGTCCGTCATGCTGCCCCTTGGCATTCTTCTGGCGCTTGTCGCCGGCGGTCTGATCGGCGGGTTCAATTATGGCCTTGTGCGCGCCCTGCGCATTCCGCCGATCATCGCGACGCTGGCCACGAGTTTCATTGTCATGTCGTTTGCGATGTGGGCCGGCGGCGACAGCACCGTCAAACCCCCGGCCTTGCTTTCGCAGTTCATGGACTGGCGGATCGCCGGCGTGCAGGTGGTTCTCGTTCTCGCTCTCCTAGGCTCGCTTTGTGTGCATATCGTTCTTTCGCGCACGGAATACGGGCGTCATCTGCTTGCCATCGGCCAGAACGAGCGCGCGGCACGGCTGGCCGGGGTCAGAACCGAACGCGTGCGGATGATCGCTTATGTCGTGTCCGGCGTGATGGCGGGGCTCTGCGGTGTGCTGCTGGCCGGCTTTACCGGCGGTGCAGCGCTCAACATGGGCGAATCCTATCTGATGGAATCCGTGGCTGTCGCCGTTCTCGGCGGGACGGCCGTGTCCGGCGGCCGGGCCTCCGCCTTCGGCATCTGGGGCGCCGCGCTTTTTCTCAGCCTGCTGGTAACGCTGCTGAACACATCCGGCATCGCCGCCGGCTCGCGGTACATTTTCACCGGCATCACAATCCTTATCGTCATTCTGTTTGCCACGGAGCGCCGCTGA
- a CDS encoding L-idonate 5-dehydrogenase codes for MPASSGGSIAAAVLRLHAKGDLRLESEMSARPGPGQLRLSMERGGICGSDLHYYADGGVGKIRVRAPIILGHEAAGRVESVGQDVAGFQPGMLVAVNPSRPCGHCRFCLSGRERHCTDMHFMGSAMFLPHEQGLYRTALTVDARQCFRFPDGIGAGEAACAEPLAVSLHAVSRVAGGLTGRRVLVTGAGPIGCLTIAAARVAGAAHIVASDLNAQPLEIARRMGANATVDLRERPDGVLEEGTYDVAFECSAAPQAAASAVEALEPGGVLVQVGVAGVAELPMGRMVAREIAYLGSHRFDREFAEAVTAIGNRRIDVRPIISGTYPMAHADEAFKAALDKSRSCKVQIALDTLDTPLERGES; via the coding sequence ATGCCTGCTTCTTCCGGCGGTTCGATTGCGGCCGCAGTGCTCCGTCTTCACGCCAAAGGCGACCTGCGCCTTGAAAGCGAAATGTCGGCGCGGCCAGGGCCGGGCCAGCTTCGGCTATCCATGGAGCGTGGCGGCATCTGCGGTTCCGACCTGCATTACTACGCCGACGGCGGCGTCGGGAAAATCCGCGTGCGCGCGCCGATCATACTCGGCCACGAGGCCGCGGGCCGGGTCGAATCCGTCGGCCAGGACGTGGCGGGCTTTCAACCCGGCATGCTGGTTGCAGTCAATCCAAGCCGGCCTTGCGGCCATTGCCGGTTTTGTCTTTCGGGGCGCGAGCGGCACTGCACGGATATGCATTTCATGGGCAGCGCGATGTTTCTGCCGCATGAACAGGGTCTGTATCGCACGGCGCTGACGGTCGACGCGCGTCAGTGTTTCCGGTTTCCCGACGGTATCGGCGCTGGCGAGGCGGCCTGCGCGGAACCGCTGGCGGTCAGCCTGCACGCGGTCTCCCGCGTTGCCGGCGGGCTGACGGGGCGGCGGGTTCTGGTTACCGGCGCGGGGCCGATCGGCTGCCTGACGATTGCCGCGGCAAGGGTGGCCGGCGCCGCGCACATCGTTGCAAGCGATCTCAATGCGCAACCGCTTGAGATTGCACGGCGTATGGGCGCGAATGCGACGGTTGACCTGCGCGAGCGTCCCGACGGCGTTCTCGAGGAAGGCACGTATGACGTGGCGTTTGAATGCTCGGCCGCGCCGCAGGCTGCCGCAAGCGCGGTCGAGGCGCTCGAGCCCGGCGGCGTGCTGGTGCAGGTCGGCGTTGCAGGTGTTGCGGAATTGCCGATGGGCCGCATGGTCGCCCGCGAGATTGCCTATCTCGGTTCCCACCGGTTCGACCGGGAATTCGCCGAGGCCGTGACGGCCATAGGCAACCGCCGCATCGACGTCCGCCCGATCATTTCGGGGACCTACCCGATGGCGCATGCCGACGAGGCCTTCAAGGCCGCACTGGACAAGAGCAGAAGTTGCAAGGTGCAGATCGCCCTCGACACGCTCGACACCCCCCTGGAACGAGGAGAAAGCTGA
- the uxuA gene encoding mannonate dehydratase yields the protein MQRTWRWFGPADRVTIENMMQAGVEGVVSALHHVPTGAVWSPAEIAQRQQQIATAAAGKPSGLRWSVVESLPVSEDIKKQKRNWKTHIANWKTSMRHLAEAGIDVICYNFMPVLDWTRTDLAWELPNGARCMRFDLIDFAAFDIHILCRSGAAEDFPQEVRAAAAARFAAMDEADRQRITANVVFGLPGAAETFTLDDVRTQLQEYDGISEQRLRTHLVDFLSEVAPLAEELGMRLCCHPDDPPFPLLGLPRIMSTAEHYRLILEAVDLPSNGITLCTGSLGSRPDNDPVAFMKRLGGRVHFLHLRNVRIEGSAIMNSFYEDEHLSGHTNMAAMVEAVVEEEARRKAAGRADWSIPMRPDHGHDILDDIGRKAQPGYPAIGRLKGLAELKGLYTAFEYARTKEGSQIN from the coding sequence ATGCAGCGGACATGGCGCTGGTTCGGTCCCGCAGACCGCGTGACCATTGAAAACATGATGCAAGCCGGCGTGGAAGGCGTGGTTTCAGCCTTGCATCACGTGCCGACCGGCGCGGTGTGGAGCCCGGCGGAGATTGCGCAGCGCCAGCAGCAGATCGCAACCGCCGCCGCCGGCAAACCCTCGGGGTTGCGCTGGAGCGTCGTTGAATCGCTTCCAGTGTCGGAAGACATCAAGAAGCAGAAGCGCAACTGGAAAACCCATATCGCCAACTGGAAGACCAGCATGCGGCACCTTGCCGAAGCGGGTATCGACGTCATCTGCTACAATTTCATGCCGGTTCTGGACTGGACGCGCACGGACCTAGCCTGGGAACTGCCGAACGGTGCGCGCTGCATGCGCTTCGACCTCATCGATTTCGCCGCCTTCGACATCCATATCCTCTGCCGGAGCGGCGCCGCGGAGGATTTTCCGCAAGAGGTTCGCGCCGCAGCCGCGGCGCGCTTCGCGGCCATGGACGAGGCGGACAGGCAGCGGATCACCGCCAATGTCGTTTTCGGTCTTCCGGGCGCCGCCGAAACCTTCACGCTTGACGATGTGCGTACGCAACTCCAGGAATATGACGGTATTTCCGAACAGCGCCTGCGCACCCATCTGGTGGACTTCCTGTCCGAAGTTGCGCCTTTGGCGGAGGAGCTGGGCATGCGGCTCTGCTGCCACCCGGACGATCCGCCATTTCCCTTGCTCGGCCTGCCGCGGATCATGTCGACTGCGGAACACTATCGCCTGATACTGGAGGCCGTCGATCTTCCCTCCAATGGCATTACGCTATGCACCGGCTCGCTCGGCTCGCGTCCCGACAACGACCCCGTGGCCTTCATGAAACGCCTCGGCGGTCGGGTGCATTTTCTGCACCTGCGCAATGTCAGGATTGAAGGTTCGGCGATCATGAATTCGTTTTATGAGGACGAGCATCTGAGCGGCCATACGAATATGGCCGCAATGGTGGAGGCGGTCGTGGAAGAAGAGGCGCGTCGCAAGGCCGCTGGCCGAGCAGACTGGTCCATTCCCATGCGCCCCGACCATGGGCACGATATCCTCGACGATATCGGCCGAAAGGCACAGCCCGGCTATCCGGCGATCGGCCGGCTCAAGGGCCTGGCGGAACTGAAGGGGCTTTATACCGCGTTTGAATACGCAAGGACCAAAGAAGGCAGCCAGATCAACTGA
- a CDS encoding transposase, with protein sequence MATSASWPKFTPPLTLQAHVAISAWKEDYDANRPHSSLGNITLNEFAMKMAPEKQAT encoded by the coding sequence ATGGCAACTTCCGCCTCCTGGCCTAAATTTACTCCGCCGCTCACACTTCAAGCGCATGTCGCCATCTCCGCATGGAAGGAGGATTACGACGCAAACAGACCGCACTCATCGCTGGGCAATATCACGCTCAACGAGTTCGCAATGAAGATGGCACCGGAAAAACAGGCCACTTGA
- the tnpC gene encoding IS66 family transposase — MLDTIENIKQDILDAAVADGALIAHRLDELWRTVISDNDDLQAENQKLTATIRVLEVEIKRLGGQIAKLNKMKFGPSADTNPQKGKDRDKSGTGSYGQPETGEGKPAEGTTTSEAKPRNQSGRGTRVWPPHLERREFYMGTKDGLCPCGCGGTIRDYDIKETPELIPAQFYIAVRKYPKYRCLQGKMVGTPFEPALIRGTTFSNGLLAHSIAMRFDCYLPWYRQERLFEACGISYPRSTLMRWATAVALGALLPMWQRIESEARSESWRLFMDESPMKELDPGRGRTRQVYLYALHRDDRSFGGNRPPLVIYYVGPTRSMKRIHEILSGMTAIVQTDAYSGYGRLGTPGTCVAGIKSPKCWSHARRKFTDEFDANKTPDADDIIQIIAELYAVEGKINGKPPDHRRSVRRKLSQPILDRLRCRLIELAEIHVVNNGMRKAIHYVLNHWAGLTMFVDDGRIDLDTNAVERLFKPTKLLAKNALFVGSDEGFEAWAILSSIVETCKLNRVRVEPYLKWIFDEISRNRGTVDYEKLLPWNAPLELRQA, encoded by the coding sequence ATGCTCGATACGATCGAAAACATAAAGCAGGATATTCTGGATGCTGCCGTTGCCGACGGGGCTTTGATCGCTCACCGGCTCGACGAGCTTTGGCGCACCGTGATCTCCGACAATGACGATCTGCAGGCCGAAAACCAGAAGCTGACGGCGACAATACGTGTGCTCGAGGTTGAGATCAAAAGGCTTGGCGGGCAGATTGCCAAGCTCAACAAGATGAAATTCGGCCCGAGCGCCGATACCAATCCCCAGAAAGGCAAAGATAGAGACAAGTCCGGCACGGGTTCCTATGGTCAGCCAGAGACTGGAGAGGGCAAACCTGCCGAAGGCACGACGACCTCGGAGGCGAAGCCGCGAAACCAGTCCGGGCGCGGCACGCGCGTATGGCCGCCCCATCTTGAACGGCGCGAATTCTACATGGGTACCAAGGATGGCCTCTGTCCCTGCGGTTGCGGCGGAACAATCCGCGACTACGACATCAAGGAGACGCCGGAGTTAATTCCCGCGCAATTCTATATCGCTGTTCGCAAATACCCGAAATATCGTTGCCTTCAGGGCAAGATGGTCGGCACGCCCTTTGAACCCGCGCTGATCAGAGGAACCACCTTCAGCAATGGCCTTCTGGCGCATTCGATCGCCATGCGGTTTGACTGCTATCTCCCCTGGTACAGGCAGGAGCGGCTTTTCGAGGCTTGTGGCATAAGTTATCCGCGTTCCACGCTGATGCGCTGGGCAACGGCGGTGGCACTCGGCGCTCTCCTTCCCATGTGGCAACGGATCGAGAGCGAAGCACGGTCCGAAAGCTGGCGGCTGTTCATGGACGAGAGCCCCATGAAGGAGCTCGATCCGGGTCGGGGCAGAACCCGCCAGGTTTACCTGTACGCCCTTCATCGTGACGACCGCTCCTTCGGCGGCAACCGTCCGCCGCTGGTCATCTACTATGTCGGCCCGACGCGATCGATGAAACGCATTCATGAAATTCTCTCAGGCATGACCGCCATCGTGCAGACGGATGCCTATTCCGGCTATGGACGGCTCGGAACGCCGGGCACCTGTGTTGCGGGCATCAAGTCGCCGAAATGCTGGAGCCATGCACGGCGCAAGTTCACCGACGAGTTTGATGCTAACAAGACGCCGGATGCTGATGACATCATCCAGATCATCGCCGAACTTTACGCCGTCGAGGGCAAGATCAATGGCAAACCGCCCGATCATCGACGGTCGGTGAGACGAAAACTGTCACAACCGATACTCGACCGGCTGCGATGCAGGCTCATCGAGCTCGCTGAAATCCATGTCGTCAACAACGGCATGCGCAAGGCCATCCACTATGTCCTCAATCATTGGGCAGGCCTGACCATGTTCGTTGATGACGGGCGTATCGATCTCGATACGAACGCTGTCGAACGCCTGTTCAAACCGACGAAGCTGCTCGCAAAGAATGCCCTCTTCGTCGGCAGCGATGAAGGTTTCGAGGCATGGGCAATCCTGTCCTCGATCGTCGAGACCTGCAAGCTGAACAGGGTCAGGGTCGAACCCTACCTGAAATGGATATTCGACGAGATCAGCCGCAATCGCGGAACCGTCGACTACGAAAAGCTTCTCCCCTGGAATGCGCCGCTGGAGTTGCGTCAGGCATAA
- a CDS encoding toxin-activating lysine-acyltransferase, whose protein sequence is MENQATNNTNSDPVAGKSVAEIFGEIVWLMSQDAACRDLTLKELEWLVMPAILLRQFHITYAPVQGNAHGDAGHGESHAAGESPLQPVAVEIFALCSEAVADAIDAAKPGAPRLGIQDWRSGSNRKTVIKANIVGAAGKQS, encoded by the coding sequence ATGGAGAATCAGGCGACAAACAATACGAACAGCGATCCCGTCGCCGGAAAATCGGTGGCAGAGATCTTCGGTGAGATCGTCTGGCTGATGAGCCAGGATGCCGCTTGCCGTGACCTGACTTTGAAAGAACTCGAATGGCTGGTTATGCCGGCGATTCTGCTCAGGCAGTTCCACATCACCTACGCCCCGGTTCAGGGCAATGCACATGGTGATGCCGGGCACGGCGAGAGCCACGCTGCCGGAGAAAGTCCGTTGCAGCCCGTTGCCGTCGAAATCTTTGCGCTCTGTTCGGAAGCCGTCGCCGATGCGATCGATGCTGCAAAGCCAGGTGCGCCTCGGTTGGGCATTCAGGACTGGCGCAGCGGGTCGAACAGGAAGACCGTCATCAAGGCTAACATTGTCGGTGCGGCGGGGAAGCAGTCATGA
- a CDS encoding type I secretion system permease/ATPase — protein MNDAPSKGRSELWQALLSSCGALFGVAVFSAVVNLLMLTGPLFMLQVYDRVLSSHSSATLLVLFAIVAFLYGLMGFLDHVRGRVLARVGARFQARLDGRVFRAVLKQAEHPGLREQPAGGLRDLASIQAFLSSPLPGAAFDLPWTPLFLAILFAFNMWMGWLGLAGGIVIAVLAFANQRLTQKRQADAARLARDADAATERTRKQIETVRALGMTGPLISRWHAVRKTALEAQIAASDRGGGLTAATKAFRLLLQSAVLALGALLVLDGQLSAGAMIAGSILLGRALAPIEQVIGQWATFQKAGRAWSSLAKLLSAVPESEAPMPLPRPEGRLSVEAITVVPPGEKKPVLSAISVAVAPGKALAVIGPSAAGKSSFARAVTGLWPAAGGVVRLGGADIRHYDPDVLGSLMGYLPQTVMLFPGTVAQNIARFAADPAPEAIVQAAQRAGAHDLILSLPDGYDTVLTEGESRLSGGQRQRIGLARALFGDPVVLVLDEPNASLDDPGVKALNGAIATAKADGRAVIIMSHRPSALAECDDVLLLDSGQARAVGPRDEVLQRFVRQPQGKIAGGAP, from the coding sequence ATGAATGATGCTCCCTCCAAGGGTCGTTCTGAACTTTGGCAGGCGCTGCTTTCCTCCTGCGGCGCGCTTTTCGGTGTGGCGGTGTTCAGCGCGGTGGTGAACCTTTTGATGCTGACGGGGCCGCTGTTCATGCTGCAGGTCTATGACCGGGTCTTGTCCAGCCACTCGTCGGCCACGCTGCTGGTCCTGTTTGCCATCGTCGCCTTTCTCTACGGGCTGATGGGGTTTCTCGATCATGTGCGCGGGCGGGTTCTGGCGCGGGTCGGCGCGCGGTTCCAGGCGCGGCTTGATGGAAGGGTGTTTCGCGCCGTTTTGAAACAGGCGGAGCACCCCGGCCTGCGGGAACAGCCTGCCGGCGGGCTGAGGGACCTTGCCAGCATTCAGGCGTTCCTGTCCTCGCCTCTGCCGGGTGCCGCCTTCGACCTGCCCTGGACGCCGCTGTTTCTGGCGATCCTGTTTGCCTTCAACATGTGGATGGGCTGGCTCGGGCTTGCCGGCGGCATTGTCATCGCGGTGCTGGCCTTTGCCAATCAGCGGCTGACGCAGAAGCGGCAGGCGGATGCCGCCCGGCTGGCGCGGGACGCCGACGCGGCGACCGAACGCACCCGCAAGCAGATCGAAACCGTGCGCGCGCTGGGCATGACGGGTCCGCTGATTTCCCGCTGGCACGCGGTGCGGAAAACGGCGCTTGAAGCGCAGATCGCCGCATCGGACCGGGGCGGCGGGCTGACGGCGGCGACCAAGGCCTTCCGGCTTCTGCTCCAGTCTGCCGTACTGGCGCTCGGTGCGCTCCTGGTGCTCGACGGGCAATTGTCCGCCGGCGCAATGATTGCGGGCTCCATCCTGCTCGGTCGCGCGCTTGCGCCCATCGAGCAGGTGATCGGCCAGTGGGCGACCTTCCAGAAGGCGGGCCGTGCATGGTCTTCGCTTGCAAAACTGCTGAGCGCTGTTCCGGAAAGCGAAGCGCCGATGCCCCTGCCACGGCCGGAAGGCCGGCTATCGGTTGAGGCGATCACCGTTGTACCACCGGGAGAGAAGAAACCGGTTCTCTCCGCCATCAGCGTTGCCGTGGCGCCCGGCAAGGCGCTGGCCGTCATCGGGCCGAGTGCCGCGGGCAAGTCGAGCTTTGCCCGCGCGGTTACGGGGCTTTGGCCGGCGGCGGGCGGCGTTGTGCGTCTCGGCGGCGCGGATATCAGGCACTATGATCCCGATGTCCTGGGAAGCCTCATGGGTTATCTGCCGCAGACCGTCATGCTGTTTCCCGGAACAGTGGCGCAGAATATCGCCCGGTTTGCGGCAGACCCGGCCCCGGAAGCAATCGTCCAGGCAGCTCAACGGGCCGGCGCCCATGACCTGATCCTGTCATTGCCCGATGGCTATGACACGGTTCTGACCGAGGGCGAGAGCCGTCTTTCGGGCGGCCAGCGGCAGCGGATCGGACTGGCGCGTGCGCTTTTCGGCGATCCAGTCGTGCTGGTGCTGGACGAACCGAATGCAAGCCTCGACGATCCGGGCGTGAAGGCGCTGAACGGCGCGATTGCGACGGCGAAAGCCGATGGGCGCGCCGTCATCATCATGTCGCACCGGCCGTCGGCGCTGGCGGAATGCGATGACGTGCTTCTGCTCGATAGCGGACAGGCGCGCGCGGTCGGTCCGCGCGACGAGGTGCTGCAGCGTTTTGTCCGTCAGCCACAGGGCAAGATTGCGGGAGGGGCGCCCTAA